The Argentina anserina chromosome 3, drPotAnse1.1, whole genome shotgun sequence genome includes a region encoding these proteins:
- the LOC126786327 gene encoding uncharacterized protein LOC126786327 isoform X2, which yields MHSNITVDKVDHGFVDEKSLGRRDDSYEELNQHQRETSHSQCADFRDQILESPEKSFPVPIDYDHDNAIEAKPDFQERNQSRNNDRSHHQGEMEELHGSNSFKTSSQSQLQTFENEMGTEDSPNSQESHLTESMDQGAGDSALFRTISLEKLQDDSVMSSICGIEKEATDRQTEQSLSSPKSHWLDTEPIKDDSPGEKRLRGVPQSDLQFLGRSARGSVSSMTGIQISVSPEGSPLPLHSLHDHKQRSSQQGFPDPSYEPRSHRERISSPERFDVHTEVVLDHLSPLRKTTSSTHGIRNESLKSHHSSPVHRKRNRSESRSPSRRRDSPTRHRGSPTRHRVSHSQHRVSSTRRRHLLIRHRVSPPGHRGSLTRHRHSPTRLRDSYAYQRDDRDRNRSRSPNPKLYHGPRSPYSRAHYRPRSPYSRDHHGPTSRQRQSPRHRSPHHEHHNSHHRSSRRAPWSPPSNRKTGLGKPGRNLFVAGFSFVTSERDLERKFSRYGRVQDLRIVRDKRSGDSRGFGFLTLDSDENADAAIRDLDETEWNGRIILVEKSKT from the exons aTGCACTCAAATATTACAG TTGATAAAGTTGATCATGGTTTTGTGGATGAAAAAAGCTTGGGTAGAAGGGATGATTCCTATGAGGAACTCAACCAACATCAGCGAGAGACTTCTCACTCACAATGTGCAGACTTCAGAGATCAAATTTTAGAATCTCCAGAAAAATCTTTTCCTGTGCCCATTGATTATGATCATGACAATGCTATAGAAGCAAAACCTGATTTTCAAGAGAGGAATCAGTCCAGAAACAATGATAGAAGTCATCACCAAGGTGAGATGGAAGAGTTGCATGGCAGTAATTCTTTTAAAACCTCCTCTCAATCTCAGTTGCAAACTTTTGAGAATGAAATGGGAACTGAAGATTCTCCCAATTCACAGGAGTCTCATCTGACAGAAAGTATGGACCAGGGAGCTGGAGATTCTGCTTTATTTAGAACTATCAGCTTAGAGAAGTTACAAGATGATTCAGTtatgtcttccatttgtggaaTAGAAAAGGAAGCTACTGATCGGCAAACAGAGCAGTCATTATCTTCTCCCAAATCACACTGGTTGGATACTGAACCTATCAAAGATGACTCCCCAGGCGAGAAGAGACTACGAGGAGTACCCCAGTCTGACCTTCAGTTTCTTGGAAGATCAGCCAGAGGATCAGTATCTTCTATGACTGGGATACAAATTTCAGTTTCACCTGAAGGTTCTCCACTGCCGCTCCATTCTCTCCATGACCATAAGCAAAGATCTTCTCAGCAAGGTTTTCCAGACCCATCATATGAACCCCGATCTCATAGGGAGAGAATTTCTTCACCTGAAAGGTTTGATGTGCATACAGAAGTTGTCCTTGACCATTTATCTCcattgaggaagacaactTCTTCTACACATGGCATTAGAAATGAATCCCTAAAGTCCCATCACTCGTCTCCAGTTCATCGGAAAAGGAACAGGTCAGAGTCACGATCACCCTCTCGGCGTAGAGATTCTCCCACTCGGCACAGAGGTTCACCCACTCGGCACAGAGTTTCACACAGTCAGCACAGAGTTTCATCCACTCGGCGTAGACATTTACTGATTCGACATAGAGTTTCACCACCTGGGCATAGAGGTTCCCTCACTCGGCATAGACATTCCCCCACTCGGCTTAGAGATTCTTATGCCTACCAGAGAGATGATCGTGATAGAAATCGATCAAGGTCCCCGAATCCGAAATTGTATCATGGACCAAGGTCCCCTTATTCAAGAGCCCATTATAGACCAAGATCCCCTTATTCAAGAGACCATCATGGACCAACAAG TAGGCAAAGGCAATCTCCAAGGCACAGATCCCCTCATCATGAACatcataattctcatcacAGGTCTTCTAGAAGGGCACCTTGGTCACCACCTTCTAATAGAAAAACCGGATTAGGGAAACCTGGTAGAAATTTATTTGTTGCAGGTTTCAGCTTTGTAACTTCAGAGAGAGATTTGGAAAGGAAGTTCTCTAGGTATGGACGGGTACAAGATCTTCGTATTGTTAGAGACAAGAG GTCTGGAGATTCGCgtggatttggatttttgaCCTTGGATAGTGATGAAAATGCTGATGCGGCGATCAGAGATCTAGATGAGACTGAATGGAATGGTCGGATTATTCTCgtggaaaaatcaaaaacttgA
- the LOC126786327 gene encoding uncharacterized protein LOC126786327 isoform X1, producing MDNVSQVSSIENMDDCLENDESMLATESDIKFAVDKVDHGFVDEKSLGRRDDSYEELNQHQRETSHSQCADFRDQILESPEKSFPVPIDYDHDNAIEAKPDFQERNQSRNNDRSHHQGEMEELHGSNSFKTSSQSQLQTFENEMGTEDSPNSQESHLTESMDQGAGDSALFRTISLEKLQDDSVMSSICGIEKEATDRQTEQSLSSPKSHWLDTEPIKDDSPGEKRLRGVPQSDLQFLGRSARGSVSSMTGIQISVSPEGSPLPLHSLHDHKQRSSQQGFPDPSYEPRSHRERISSPERFDVHTEVVLDHLSPLRKTTSSTHGIRNESLKSHHSSPVHRKRNRSESRSPSRRRDSPTRHRGSPTRHRVSHSQHRVSSTRRRHLLIRHRVSPPGHRGSLTRHRHSPTRLRDSYAYQRDDRDRNRSRSPNPKLYHGPRSPYSRAHYRPRSPYSRDHHGPTSRQRQSPRHRSPHHEHHNSHHRSSRRAPWSPPSNRKTGLGKPGRNLFVAGFSFVTSERDLERKFSRYGRVQDLRIVRDKRSGDSRGFGFLTLDSDENADAAIRDLDETEWNGRIILVEKSKT from the exons ATGGATAATGTCTCACAAGTGAGCTCAATAGAAAATATGGATGATTGTCTTGAAAATGATGAATCTATGCTGGCCACAGAATCTGACATAAAATTTGCAGTTGATAAAGTTGATCATGGTTTTGTGGATGAAAAAAGCTTGGGTAGAAGGGATGATTCCTATGAGGAACTCAACCAACATCAGCGAGAGACTTCTCACTCACAATGTGCAGACTTCAGAGATCAAATTTTAGAATCTCCAGAAAAATCTTTTCCTGTGCCCATTGATTATGATCATGACAATGCTATAGAAGCAAAACCTGATTTTCAAGAGAGGAATCAGTCCAGAAACAATGATAGAAGTCATCACCAAGGTGAGATGGAAGAGTTGCATGGCAGTAATTCTTTTAAAACCTCCTCTCAATCTCAGTTGCAAACTTTTGAGAATGAAATGGGAACTGAAGATTCTCCCAATTCACAGGAGTCTCATCTGACAGAAAGTATGGACCAGGGAGCTGGAGATTCTGCTTTATTTAGAACTATCAGCTTAGAGAAGTTACAAGATGATTCAGTtatgtcttccatttgtggaaTAGAAAAGGAAGCTACTGATCGGCAAACAGAGCAGTCATTATCTTCTCCCAAATCACACTGGTTGGATACTGAACCTATCAAAGATGACTCCCCAGGCGAGAAGAGACTACGAGGAGTACCCCAGTCTGACCTTCAGTTTCTTGGAAGATCAGCCAGAGGATCAGTATCTTCTATGACTGGGATACAAATTTCAGTTTCACCTGAAGGTTCTCCACTGCCGCTCCATTCTCTCCATGACCATAAGCAAAGATCTTCTCAGCAAGGTTTTCCAGACCCATCATATGAACCCCGATCTCATAGGGAGAGAATTTCTTCACCTGAAAGGTTTGATGTGCATACAGAAGTTGTCCTTGACCATTTATCTCcattgaggaagacaactTCTTCTACACATGGCATTAGAAATGAATCCCTAAAGTCCCATCACTCGTCTCCAGTTCATCGGAAAAGGAACAGGTCAGAGTCACGATCACCCTCTCGGCGTAGAGATTCTCCCACTCGGCACAGAGGTTCACCCACTCGGCACAGAGTTTCACACAGTCAGCACAGAGTTTCATCCACTCGGCGTAGACATTTACTGATTCGACATAGAGTTTCACCACCTGGGCATAGAGGTTCCCTCACTCGGCATAGACATTCCCCCACTCGGCTTAGAGATTCTTATGCCTACCAGAGAGATGATCGTGATAGAAATCGATCAAGGTCCCCGAATCCGAAATTGTATCATGGACCAAGGTCCCCTTATTCAAGAGCCCATTATAGACCAAGATCCCCTTATTCAAGAGACCATCATGGACCAACAAG TAGGCAAAGGCAATCTCCAAGGCACAGATCCCCTCATCATGAACatcataattctcatcacAGGTCTTCTAGAAGGGCACCTTGGTCACCACCTTCTAATAGAAAAACCGGATTAGGGAAACCTGGTAGAAATTTATTTGTTGCAGGTTTCAGCTTTGTAACTTCAGAGAGAGATTTGGAAAGGAAGTTCTCTAGGTATGGACGGGTACAAGATCTTCGTATTGTTAGAGACAAGAG GTCTGGAGATTCGCgtggatttggatttttgaCCTTGGATAGTGATGAAAATGCTGATGCGGCGATCAGAGATCTAGATGAGACTGAATGGAATGGTCGGATTATTCTCgtggaaaaatcaaaaacttgA
- the LOC126786327 gene encoding uncharacterized protein LOC126786327 isoform X3 yields MIEVITKESHLTESMDQGAGDSALFRTISLEKLQDDSVMSSICGIEKEATDRQTEQSLSSPKSHWLDTEPIKDDSPGEKRLRGVPQSDLQFLGRSARGSVSSMTGIQISVSPEGSPLPLHSLHDHKQRSSQQGFPDPSYEPRSHRERISSPERFDVHTEVVLDHLSPLRKTTSSTHGIRNESLKSHHSSPVHRKRNRSESRSPSRRRDSPTRHRGSPTRHRVSHSQHRVSSTRRRHLLIRHRVSPPGHRGSLTRHRHSPTRLRDSYAYQRDDRDRNRSRSPNPKLYHGPRSPYSRAHYRPRSPYSRDHHGPTSRQRQSPRHRSPHHEHHNSHHRSSRRAPWSPPSNRKTGLGKPGRNLFVAGFSFVTSERDLERKFSRYGRVQDLRIVRDKRSGDSRGFGFLTLDSDENADAAIRDLDETEWNGRIILVEKSKT; encoded by the exons ATGATAGAAGTCATCACCAAG GAGTCTCATCTGACAGAAAGTATGGACCAGGGAGCTGGAGATTCTGCTTTATTTAGAACTATCAGCTTAGAGAAGTTACAAGATGATTCAGTtatgtcttccatttgtggaaTAGAAAAGGAAGCTACTGATCGGCAAACAGAGCAGTCATTATCTTCTCCCAAATCACACTGGTTGGATACTGAACCTATCAAAGATGACTCCCCAGGCGAGAAGAGACTACGAGGAGTACCCCAGTCTGACCTTCAGTTTCTTGGAAGATCAGCCAGAGGATCAGTATCTTCTATGACTGGGATACAAATTTCAGTTTCACCTGAAGGTTCTCCACTGCCGCTCCATTCTCTCCATGACCATAAGCAAAGATCTTCTCAGCAAGGTTTTCCAGACCCATCATATGAACCCCGATCTCATAGGGAGAGAATTTCTTCACCTGAAAGGTTTGATGTGCATACAGAAGTTGTCCTTGACCATTTATCTCcattgaggaagacaactTCTTCTACACATGGCATTAGAAATGAATCCCTAAAGTCCCATCACTCGTCTCCAGTTCATCGGAAAAGGAACAGGTCAGAGTCACGATCACCCTCTCGGCGTAGAGATTCTCCCACTCGGCACAGAGGTTCACCCACTCGGCACAGAGTTTCACACAGTCAGCACAGAGTTTCATCCACTCGGCGTAGACATTTACTGATTCGACATAGAGTTTCACCACCTGGGCATAGAGGTTCCCTCACTCGGCATAGACATTCCCCCACTCGGCTTAGAGATTCTTATGCCTACCAGAGAGATGATCGTGATAGAAATCGATCAAGGTCCCCGAATCCGAAATTGTATCATGGACCAAGGTCCCCTTATTCAAGAGCCCATTATAGACCAAGATCCCCTTATTCAAGAGACCATCATGGACCAACAAG TAGGCAAAGGCAATCTCCAAGGCACAGATCCCCTCATCATGAACatcataattctcatcacAGGTCTTCTAGAAGGGCACCTTGGTCACCACCTTCTAATAGAAAAACCGGATTAGGGAAACCTGGTAGAAATTTATTTGTTGCAGGTTTCAGCTTTGTAACTTCAGAGAGAGATTTGGAAAGGAAGTTCTCTAGGTATGGACGGGTACAAGATCTTCGTATTGTTAGAGACAAGAG GTCTGGAGATTCGCgtggatttggatttttgaCCTTGGATAGTGATGAAAATGCTGATGCGGCGATCAGAGATCTAGATGAGACTGAATGGAATGGTCGGATTATTCTCgtggaaaaatcaaaaacttgA
- the LOC126786328 gene encoding calcium-dependent protein kinase 2-like — MGKCLSKSREPEPQHNGYRSGGGAGSHYQNPHEPVAHHQPKASAQQHHQLPEKRGMAAHQEPQPAWKPSVPARHPKPVHRPDTILGKPYEDVKLHYTLGKELGRGQFGVTYLCAEHSSGRKYACKSISKRKLVTKNDKEDIKREIQIMQHLSGQPNIVEFKGSYEDKQSVHVCMELCAGGELFDRIIAKGHYSERAASAICRSIVSVVHICHFMGVMHRDLKPENFLLSGKDENALLKATDFGLSVFIEEGKVYRDIVGSAYYVAPEVLRRKYGKEIDIWSAGVILYILLSGVPPFWAESEKGIFDAILEGEIDFESAPWPSISHSAKDLVQRMLTQDPKKRITSAQVLEHPWIKEEASDKPIDSAVLSRMKQFRAMNKLKKLALKVIAENLSEEEIHGLKAMFANMDTDKSGTITYDELKSGLARLGSKLTEAEVKQLMEAADVDGNGTIDYIEFITATMHRHKLERDEHLYKAFQYFDTDNSGFITRDELEKAMKEYGMGDEATIRDIISEVDTDNDGRINYEEFSTMMRSGTQQQGKLF, encoded by the exons ATGGGCAAGTGTCTAAGCAAAAGCAGAGAGCCAGAGCCACAACACAATGGGTACAGATCAGGAGGAGGAGCTGGATCACATTACCAAAATCCCCATGAGCCAGTTGCCCATCACCAACCAAAAGCCTCTGCTCAGCAACACCATCAGTTACCAGAGAAGCGTGGCATGGCTGCCCATCAGGAACCCCAACCAGCTTGGAAGCCGTCTGTCCCTGCCAGACACCCCAAACCAGTTCACAGACCAGACACAATCCTAGGGAAGCCATATGAGGATGTGAAGCTGCACTACACCTTGGGAAAAGAGTTGGGTAGAGGGCAGTTTGGGGTTACTTATCTTTGTGCTGAGCATTCAAGTGGGAGGAAATATGCTTGTAAGTCAATCTCAAAGAGGAAGTTGGTGACTAAAAATGATAAGGAAGATATAAAGAGGGAGATTCAGATTATGCAGCATTTGAGTGGGCAGCCTAACATTGTGGAGTTTAAAGGGTCTTATGAGGATAAGCAGTCTGTGCATGTTTGTATGGAGCTTTGTGCAGGTGGGGAGCTTTTTGATAGGATTATTGCAAAGGGTCATTATAGTGAGAGAGCAGCTTCTGCAATATGCAGGTCAATTGTGAGTGTTGTGCATATCTGTCATTTCATGGGTGTGATGCATAGAGACCTCAAGCCTGAGAATTTCTTGCTGTCTGGCAAGGATGAGAATGCCCTTCTCAAGGCTACGGATTTCGGGTTGTCAGTGTTCATTGAAGAAG GAAAGGTGTATCGTGATATAGTTGGCAGTGCTTACTATGTTGCTCCTGAAGTACTGCGGCGAAAATATGGCAAGGAAATAGATATCTGGAGTGCAGGAGTTATCCTATATATTTTACTAAGTGGAGTACCTCCATTTTGGGCTG AATCAGAGAAGGGAATATTTGATGCAATATTGGAAGGAGAGATCGACTTTGAGAGTGCACCATGGCCGTCAATATCACACAGCGCCAAGGACCTGGTCCAGAGGATGCTGACACAAGACCCTAAAAAGCGAATTACTTCAGCTCAAGTTCTAG AGCACCCATGGATCAAAGAAGAAGCATCAGACAAACCTATTGACAGTGCAGTGCTTTCGAGAATGAAGCAATTTAGAGCAATGAACAAACTCAAAAAACTTGCATTAAAG GTTATTGCTGAAAATCTTTCTGAAGAAGAAATCCATGGGCTAAAGGCAATGTTTGCAAACATGGATACTGACAAGAGTGGAACCATCACTTATGATGAACTGAAGTCAGGATTGGCTCGACTTGGCTCTAAGCTGACTGAGGCTGAAGTCAAGCAGCTAATGGAAGCT GCTGATGTAGATGGCAATGGAACAATTGActacattgaattcattacgGCCACAATGCATAGACACAAGCTAGAAAGGGACGAACATCTTTATAAAGCCTTTCAATATTTTGACACGGACAACAGTGG GTTCATTACTAGAGACGAGCTGGAAAAAGCTATGAAAGAGTATGGAATGGGTGACGAAGCCACAATTCGGGATATTATATCTGAAGTAGATACAGATAAT GATGGTAGAATCAACTACGAGGAGTTCTCCACAATGATGAGAAGTGGAACTCAACAGCAGGGCAAGCTATTTTAA